Proteins encoded by one window of Sulfurospirillum barnesii SES-3:
- the thiS gene encoding sulfur carrier protein ThiS, whose translation MLLINSEPMNAFIGRSVLEFLSWRGLSDAFIAVEINRQIIPKESFSTTLFNDDDTVEIICFVRGG comes from the coding sequence ATGTTGTTAATCAATTCTGAGCCGATGAATGCGTTTATTGGTAGAAGTGTTTTAGAGTTTTTGAGCTGGCGTGGACTAAGCGATGCTTTTATTGCTGTTGAAATCAATCGCCAAATCATTCCCAAAGAGTCTTTTTCAACCACCCTCTTCAACGATGATGATACCGTTGAAATCATCTGTTTTGTTCGAGGTGGATGA